The proteins below are encoded in one region of Labeo rohita strain BAU-BD-2019 chromosome 15, IGBB_LRoh.1.0, whole genome shotgun sequence:
- the gemin4 gene encoding gem-associated protein 4, producing MDQESWLSCEKTAVLQGGFLLANQKCQPEPLLSLKKEDWDRIGCPIVNAVKEICEHSLRDSKDRVHWRKRILCIVWSKILEVKNKEDIDIRWKEDPLFAVQNSLPDINHTVLFELVKSMSFSTIYVELLLCFQPAERCEELKLLVDHVTSSSTEADVKLLLDVWWELLKGRRGCLDALDQLFTAQCSRSTMSTTEPSPLASKRFKPDPESTCVVHVLFEGLRKIKEHLTSSELSYFALSNCLDTLYTNYLISNATHLSIEVKLQNISRTVSLKKRDEVMDGFDLVEVIREAQRDLAAPLTPAETKPSGMTFIQAMQVILEIICSWEVMGLLTMSSSDLSAIAIRLKDSLDRVLTSLEQPSHAKDLVGSGQTLNNLRVALKGLTASLSFTVPESSAEEVANISITILDHHLEGFEGLPGLFASKLSQNFSETEWIQCLERNKSLFHTKELLMMLISTLTAKCQSDADVQHCKKLKNVIVSIFSNLTLPDKNATLSEMLSISRKGLHGFLPSSVTTGFSEELNLAFNSIIQSGANSSLDAAVSAVGRVALQNPEATMRRCCHMAVVNLGAHTLIAEILQQLSGLMSSPGVHKDNLLCRCLQDTVWRKLSSLQEENQFLQFVGELMKCNITGSTGEKRSFLPPEEVLHVFVQPYLLPASSSSCNLEFCLRLLQCTLNQETRSDSTHWIMSCSPFPLLYCLAQLLNECSRCWDQPVESEMLISTESKELLLNVLLTLGKIVGKEVVCAPDAWSRALFWLYSKVEELDWTVRFYLKDVWGNHFKYEVPNSLLLVCDLPEREWSGLDLPQYGQGTGLVAWFECCAMSDRVHEAMLETLALNLLKPDEVNMFSKGLLVAACQILPWCTSGEWERLLKVLQALLQSGKLYVPYSLEYVDFLPLLDLRSFAGELRLSVFLLRIFQLLCSSSCSDWFPPQGWVHTGRLYASAMRGIIGSVIEKIPTTPSSKTSGACSQEVLFVLTQLFCHVLHVQVMIPGQPEALFLCALEILTHYEAVLSAYPDSCTALQGLNTRHFFTTITDNLNCADMKAALQQKIAQL from the exons ATGGATCAAG AGTCATGGTTGAGCTGTGAGAAGACTGCTGTGCTACAGGGAGGATTCTTACTAGCCAATCAGAAATGCCAACCTGAGCCACTGCTGTCTCTGAAAAAAGAGGACTGGGATCGGATTGGATGTCCAATTGTTAACGCAGTCAAAGAGATATGTGAACATTCACTCAGAGACTCCAAAGACAGAGTCCATTGGAGAAAGAGGATTCTCTGTATTGTATGGAGCAAAATCTTAGAAGTGAAGAACAAAGAGGACATTGATATCAGATGGAAGGAAGACCCATTGTTTGCTGTAcagaacagccttcctgatattAATCATACTGTGCTGTTTGAGCTGGTGAAGTCGATGAGCTTTTCTACTATCTATGTGGAGCTGCTGTTGTGCTTCCAACCAGCTGAACGGTGCGAAGAGCTCAAGCTGCTAGTTGATCATGTGACAAGCAGCAGCACAGAAGCAGATGTGAAGCTGCTGTTGGATGTGTGGTGGGAATTACTGAAGGGCAGGAGAGGATGTCTTGATGCCTTAGACCAGCTCTTTACAGCTCAGTGTTCACGCTCCACAATGTCCACGACGGAGCCATCACCTCTGGCATCAAAAAGATTCAAACCTGACCCAGAATCCACATGTGTGGTACATGTACTGTTTGAGGGACTCCGGAAAATAAAAGAGCATTTGACTTCCTCTGAGTTGAGTTATTTTGCTCTCTCTAATTGCCTGGACACGTTGTATACCAACTACCTTATAAGTAATGCTACTCATCTCTCCATAGAAGTTAAACTCCAAAATATCTCTCGCACAGTAAGCCTTAAAAAGAGAGATGAAGTGATGGATGGTTTTGACCTGGTTGAGGTCATACGTGAGGCTCAGAGAGACCTTGCTGCCCCTCTCACTCCTGCTGAGACCAAACCGTCTGGAATGACATTCATCCAGGCCATGCAGGTTATACTTGAGATTATATGCTCCTGGGAGGTTATGGGGCTTCTGACGATGTCCAGCAGCGACCTCAGTGCCATTGCGATCCGTCTTAAAGATAGCCTGGATAGAGTTCTGACGTCTTTAGAGCAACCATCCCATGCAAAAGACCTGGTTGGAAGTGGACAGACTTTGAATAATTTGAGAGTGGCTTTGAAAGGCTTAACGGCGTCTTTATCATTCACTGTTCCTGAAAGTTCTGCAGAGGAAGTAGCAAATATTTCCATCACCATCTTAGACCATCATCTTGAGGGGTTCGAAGGCCTTCCTGGACTGTTTGCCTCCAAGCTTAGTCAGAACTTCAGTGAGACTGAGTGGATTCAGTGTCTGGAGAGAAATAAGAGTTTGTTTCATACCAAAGAGCTTTTGATGATGTTGATCTCCACGCTTACTGCTAAATGTCAAAGTGACGCTGATGTTCAGCACTGCAAAAAGCTTAAGAATGTTATTGTAAGCATATTTTCCAACTTGACCTTACCTGACAAGAATGCTACGCTTTCAGAAATGCTCTCCATCTCCAGAAAAGGTCTTCACGGATTTCTTCCAAGTTCTGTAACTACAGGTTTCTCAGAAGAGCTCAATCTGGCCTTCAACAGCATCATTCAGAGTGGTGCAAACAGCAGCCTTGATGCAGCAGTCTCTGCTGTGGGCCGAGTGGCTTTACAGAATCCTGAAGCCACTATGCGGCGATGCTGCCACATGGCTGTTGTCAACCTCGGAGCTCACACTCTGATAGCCGAGATCCTCCAGCAGCTGTCGGGTCTTATGTCTTCACCGGGAGTTCACAAAGACAACCTGCTGTGTAGATGCCTGCAAGACACTGTGTGGAGAAAACTGTCCTCACTTCAAGAGGAGAACCAATTTCTACAATTCGTGGGTGAGCTGATGAAGTGCAACATAACTGGAAGCACAGGAGAAAAGCGAAGTTTTCTTCCTCCGGAAGAAGTCTTGCATGTGTTCGTCCAGCCATATCTTCTCCCAGCATCTTCCAGCTCTTGCAACTTAGAGTTTTGTCTCCGACTTCTTCAGTGCACCCTGAACCAGGAGACCAGGAGTGACTCAACGCATTGGATAATGAGTTGCTCTCCATTCCCGCTTTTATATTGTCTGGCTCAACTCTTGAATGAGTGCAGTAGGTGCTGGGACCAACCAGTAGAGAGTGAGATGCTCATCTCCACTGAGTCCAAAGAGCTGCTGTTAAATGTTCTGCTCACGCTAGGAAAAATTGTTGGCAAGGAAGTGGTCTGTGCACCTGATGCTTGGTCCAGAGCTCTCTTTTGGCTCTACAGCAAAGTGGAGGAACTGGATTGGACTGTGCGTTTTTACCTGAAGGATGTATGGGGGAACCATTTCAAGTATGAAGTTCCAAACTCTCTGTTGTTAGTTTGTGATCTTCCTGAGCGGGAATGGTCCGGCCTGGACTTGCCCCAGTATGGCCAAGGCACTGGACTTGTAGCATGGTTCGAATGCTGTGCTATGTCAGACCGTGTTCATGAGGCAATGCTGGAAACTCTTGCACTAAACCTGCTGAAACCAGATGAAGTCAACATGTTCAGCAAGGGCCTGTTAGTTGCAGCATGTCAGATTCTCCCGTGGTGCACGTCTGGGGAATGGGAAAGACTTCTGAAAGTGTTACAAGCACTTCTACAGTCAGGCAAACTCTATGTGCCGTACTCTTTAGAATACGTTGACTTCCTTCCGTTACTCGATCTACGTTCGTTTGCCGGCGAGTTGCGCCTATCAGTGTTTCTTCTACGAATCTTCCAGCTGCTCTGCAGTTCCAGCTGTTCTGATTGGTTTCCACCTCAAGGCTGGGTGCATACGGGAAGGCTCTACGCCAGTGCGATGAGGGGCATTATTGGCTCGGTCATTGAGAAGATTCCCACTACGCCATCCTCCAAAACCTCTGGAGCTTGCTCTCAGGAAGTTCTGTTTGTGTTGACTCAGCTCTTCTGCCATGTGCTCCACGTGCAAGTGATGATACCTGGCCAGCCAGAGGCACTGTTCCTTTGTGCCCTGGAGATTCTGACCCACTATGAGGCCGTGCTCTCAGCATATCCCGACAGCTGCACTGCCCTACAGGGACTCAACACGCGTCACTTCTTCACTACAATCACAGACAATTTGAATTGTGCAGACATGAAAGCTGCTCTACAGCAGAAGATAGCTCAGTTATGA
- the dhrs13b.2 gene encoding tapasin-related protein, which yields MIVPRTRAHIMFWTFGGLILALLCLGVHGSQSLYDLQWLPCPFVDENVHKNDEGHTETKYITREAVLQFGIVGDKPLHPTITFLVTASKVDMRRYLEGTEDKLQCEIRRYSTGGIVMRWPTAGEQDHDVWFTCTLRHSEGLFVVTTFLRHTTAAPAEGQVDFLQWITVNDRDLLTTSAAMVVLTRTPAVEVGFLKEPNLHCQFAVDHKLPNATVEWRLQKHGERSKLFSYSSRTGKAEGSGVAVKAIAAGNASFKLPPTRKHSEGTYICSVMVPPLFGSHDIPLTLSEQPRVSINVGSTLSMILGKDQKLICDAEGYYPLDVNIEWYREAAGGSPTPLFLKNVLYSSHRLHQDGTYSLSAFFYLQPSLEDSGYKYTCRVSHKSLLTPIRKSFSLIVTEPDSTLWYITAIGFIIAMLVVLCYVLPQYLAGRKAAKKRF from the exons ATGATTGTCCCGAGGACGAGAGCACACATTATGTTTTGGACTTTTGGGGGTCTTATCCTAGCACTTTTATGCTTAG gTGTACATGGCTCACAGTCTCTTTATGATCTTCAGTGGCTTCCTTGTCCGTTTGTAGATGAGAACGTTCATAAAAATGACGAAGGCCACACAGAAACCAAGTATATCACCAGAGAGGCTGTGCTTCAATTTGGCATTGTCGGTGACAAGCCTTTACACCCTACCATTACTTTCCTCGTCACAG CCTCTAAAGTGGATATGAGGCGTTATTTGGAGGGAACTGAGGATAAACTACAATGTGAGATCCGTAGATACAGCACTGGAGGGATCGTAATGCGCTGGCCTACTGCAGGAGAGCAAGATCATGACGTCTGGTTCACCTGTACATTACGCCATTCAGAAGGATTGTTTGTAGTCACCACCTTCCTCAGACACACAACTGCGGCTCCTGCCGAAGGACAGGTGGACTTCCTGCAGTGGATAACTGTCAATGATAGGGATCTCTTGACAACATCAG CTGCGATGGTTGTTTTGACCCGGACTCCGGCTGTGGAGGTGGGATTCTTGAAGGAGCCAAACCTGCATTGTCAGTTTGCAGTGGATCATAAACTGCCTAATGCAACAGTGGAGTGGAGACTGCAGAAGCATGGAGAGCGCAGCAAGCTCTTCAGCTATTCCAGCCGCACAGGAAAGGCTGAAGGTAGTGGAGTGGCTGTCAAGGCCATCGCTGCTGGAAATGCCTCCTTTAAGCTTCCACCCACCAGAAAACACAGCGAGGGCACATATATCTGCTCTGTGATGGTTCCTCCTCTCTTTGGCAGCCATGATATTCCACTGACGCTAAGTG AACAACCCCGCGTGTCTATAAACGTGGGCTCCACCTTGTCTATGATACTTGGTAAGGACCAGAAGCTAATATGTGACGCAGAGGGGTACTATCCACTGGACGTAAACATTGAGTGGTACCGTGAAGCGGCCGGAGGCAGCCCTACGCCTTTGTTCCTGAAGAACGTTCTGTATTCCAGTCATCGACTTCATCAAGATGGCACATACTCGCTCTCGGCCTTCTTCTATCTGCAGCCTAGCCTGGAGGACTCTGGATATAAGTACACCTGCAGAGTATCCCATAAGTCCTTGCTCACTCCCATCCGCAAGAGCTTTTCCCTCATAGTTACAG AACCTGATTCTACCTTGTGGTATATCACAGCAATTGGATTCATAATTGCCATGCTAGTAGTTCTTTGTTATGTGTTGCCTCAGTATCTTGCAG